In one Achromobacter spanius genomic region, the following are encoded:
- the ilvC gene encoding ketol-acid reductoisomerase, with protein sequence MKVFYDKDCDLSLIKGKTVAIIGYGSQGHAHAQNLHESGVKVIVGLRKDGASWNKAANAGLEVKEVADAVKAADIVMMLLPDENIASVYNKEVHGNIKAGAALAFAHGFNVHYGQVVPREDIDVIMIAPKAPGHTVRNTYKQGGGVPHLVAVYQDKSGAARDVALSYASANGGGRAGIIETNFREETETDLFGEQAVLCGGTVELIKAGFDTLVEAGYAPEMAYFECLHELKLIVDLIYEGGIANMNYSISNNAEFGEYETGPKIVTDETRKAMRQCLTDIQTGEYAKKFILENTAGAPTLTSRRRINAESQIEQVGGKLRAMMPWIAANKLVDKSKN encoded by the coding sequence ATGAAAGTTTTCTACGACAAAGACTGCGATCTGTCCCTCATCAAAGGCAAGACCGTTGCCATCATCGGCTACGGTTCGCAAGGCCACGCGCACGCGCAGAACCTGCATGAATCGGGCGTGAAGGTCATCGTCGGCCTGCGCAAGGACGGCGCTTCGTGGAACAAGGCCGCCAACGCTGGCCTGGAAGTCAAGGAAGTGGCTGACGCCGTGAAGGCCGCCGACATCGTCATGATGTTGCTGCCCGACGAGAACATCGCCTCGGTCTACAACAAGGAAGTGCACGGCAACATCAAGGCCGGCGCTGCCCTGGCTTTCGCCCACGGCTTCAACGTCCACTACGGCCAGGTCGTGCCGCGTGAAGACATCGACGTCATCATGATCGCCCCGAAGGCGCCCGGCCACACGGTGCGCAACACGTACAAGCAAGGTGGCGGCGTGCCCCACCTGGTGGCCGTGTACCAAGACAAGTCGGGCGCCGCGCGTGACGTGGCCCTGTCGTACGCCAGCGCCAACGGCGGCGGCCGTGCCGGCATTATCGAAACCAACTTCCGCGAAGAAACCGAAACCGACCTGTTCGGCGAACAGGCCGTGCTGTGCGGCGGTACCGTCGAACTGATCAAGGCCGGTTTCGACACGCTGGTGGAAGCCGGCTACGCGCCCGAAATGGCGTACTTCGAATGCCTGCACGAACTGAAGCTGATCGTTGACCTGATCTATGAAGGCGGCATCGCCAACATGAACTACTCGATCTCGAACAACGCCGAATTCGGCGAGTACGAAACGGGTCCGAAGATCGTCACCGACGAAACCCGCAAGGCCATGCGCCAGTGCCTGACGGACATCCAGACCGGCGAATACGCCAAGAAGTTCATCCTGGAAAACACCGCCGGCGCCCCGACGCTGACCTCGCGCCGCCGCATCAACGCGGAATCGCAGATCGAGCAAGTGGGTGGCAAGCTGCGCGCCATGATGCCCTGGATCGCCGCCAACAAGCTGGTGGACAAGTCCAAGAACTGA
- a CDS encoding FUSC family protein — protein sequence MDLRIASIRRFLYSHYFFGGVRQGVGMLLPVLVLGGLFGNYTTGLVATFGAQCLAIIDQPGGPQRHRTNEMLGGAALGTVTVIITGLASTNPILIWLVVIAQCFVYSMFTVFGKRGGLIGFAGLLLMTLTMHSPLQPHEVFAHAVATLGGALFYVVFSLGFSRLFWLREEQQAMSVALFATADYVAARAAFYDETADLDEAYRTLIQRQSVMTEKHQAARDMVLRALPRGKGVGDRQRVMIWNMFVDMLQLLDTLVATHTDYAALRRTLAGNDCLMFMRDALVKMSLELNRIALDVSRGRQVQYRSSAKAELRAIEYEIEQLKQQGLGEREPEMLALIIQVLRRLRNSARIVDRLADHTAASPDAKPTDVLRINKSLTRFISRQEFRFGLLTSNLRLDSPHFRYALRVTAAAAIAMTLASRWLSPEFSAHNYWIMLTIVIIMKPGFALTRQRNGWRLGGTLIGCICALLLFNLTDSPEILFAVLLGACIMGNSLVQLNYMASAIFNTLFVVLVFHFVSPGTVSMAVIGERAIDTLLGCALALICSYILPWWEARYLKPLAAAATRANREYLLAGLRYVEAMQTNAGLATTAGTNTATTAAANATTSATTAADTPAVIDADLAWRLARKNVHIAFSNFAEAFYRMMSEPKSHQLSVPELNNLLIQNHVLASQITAAIPILAALPKTPEAVQLALNGMVDLLDEKRPQIATTLPTQFDTAGEQAALAYPLKQMLKAAHMIRQELQALADPTHAPPVAAAA from the coding sequence ATGGATTTGCGCATTGCCAGCATTCGCCGTTTCCTCTACAGCCACTACTTCTTCGGAGGGGTGCGCCAGGGGGTTGGCATGCTGTTGCCCGTGCTGGTGCTGGGCGGGCTGTTCGGTAACTACACCACCGGGCTGGTCGCGACCTTTGGCGCGCAGTGCCTGGCCATCATCGACCAACCGGGCGGCCCGCAGCGTCATCGCACCAACGAAATGCTGGGCGGGGCCGCGCTGGGCACCGTTACCGTCATCATCACGGGGCTCGCATCCACGAACCCCATCCTGATCTGGCTGGTGGTGATTGCACAGTGCTTCGTCTATTCGATGTTCACCGTGTTCGGCAAGCGCGGCGGGCTGATCGGCTTTGCCGGCCTGCTGCTGATGACCTTGACGATGCATTCGCCGCTACAGCCGCACGAAGTCTTCGCGCACGCGGTCGCCACCTTGGGCGGGGCGCTTTTCTATGTAGTGTTCAGCCTGGGATTTTCGCGCTTGTTCTGGCTGCGCGAGGAACAGCAGGCCATGTCGGTGGCGCTGTTCGCCACGGCCGACTACGTGGCCGCCCGCGCCGCCTTCTACGACGAGACGGCCGACCTGGACGAGGCCTATCGCACCCTGATCCAACGCCAGTCTGTCATGACGGAAAAACACCAGGCCGCGCGCGACATGGTGCTGCGCGCCCTGCCCCGAGGCAAGGGCGTGGGCGACCGTCAGCGCGTGATGATCTGGAACATGTTCGTCGACATGCTGCAACTGCTGGACACGCTGGTCGCCACCCACACCGACTACGCCGCGCTGCGCCGCACGCTGGCCGGCAACGACTGCCTGATGTTCATGCGCGACGCGCTGGTGAAGATGTCGTTGGAACTCAACCGCATTGCACTGGACGTGTCGCGTGGTCGCCAGGTGCAGTACCGCAGCAGCGCCAAGGCGGAGCTGCGCGCCATCGAATACGAAATTGAACAGCTCAAGCAGCAAGGTCTGGGCGAGCGCGAACCCGAGATGCTGGCGCTGATCATCCAGGTACTGCGCCGCCTGCGCAATTCGGCCCGCATTGTCGACCGCCTGGCCGACCACACGGCGGCATCGCCGGACGCCAAGCCCACCGACGTGCTGCGCATCAACAAGTCGTTGACGCGCTTTATCTCGCGCCAGGAATTCCGCTTTGGGCTGTTGACCAGCAACCTGCGGCTGGATTCGCCGCACTTCCGTTATGCGCTGCGCGTGACGGCGGCCGCCGCCATTGCCATGACGCTGGCCAGCCGCTGGCTGTCGCCGGAATTTTCCGCGCACAACTACTGGATCATGCTGACCATCGTCATCATCATGAAGCCCGGCTTCGCGCTGACGCGGCAGCGCAATGGCTGGCGGTTGGGCGGTACTTTGATCGGCTGCATCTGCGCGCTGCTGCTGTTCAACCTGACCGACAGCCCCGAGATCCTGTTCGCCGTGCTGCTGGGCGCCTGCATCATGGGCAACAGCCTGGTGCAACTGAACTACATGGCCAGCGCCATTTTCAACACGCTCTTCGTGGTGCTGGTGTTCCATTTCGTGTCGCCGGGCACCGTGTCGATGGCGGTGATCGGTGAACGCGCCATCGACACATTGCTGGGCTGCGCGCTGGCGCTGATCTGCAGCTACATCCTGCCGTGGTGGGAAGCACGCTATCTGAAACCGCTGGCCGCCGCCGCCACCCGCGCCAACCGGGAATACTTGCTGGCCGGGCTGCGCTACGTAGAAGCCATGCAAACGAATGCGGGGCTTGCCACGACTGCGGGTACGAATACAGCCACGACGGCAGCCGCGAACGCTACAACGAGCGCCACCACCGCCGCGGACACCCCCGCCGTCATCGATGCGGACCTGGCCTGGCGCCTGGCGCGCAAGAACGTGCACATTGCATTCAGCAATTTCGCCGAAGCGTTCTACCGCATGATGAGCGAACCCAAATCGCATCAGCTCAGCGTGCCGGAATTGAACAACCTGCTGATCCAGAACCACGTTCTGGCCTCGCAGATCACGGCGGCGATACCCATTCTGGCGGCGCTACCCAAAACACCTGAAGCGGTGCAGTTGGCGCTGAACGGCATGGTCGACCTGCTGGACGAAAAGCGCCCCCAGATCGCCACGACCCTGCCCACGCAATTCGACACGGCAGGCGAACAGGCGGCATTGGCCTATCCGCTGAAACAGATGCTGAAAGCAGCACACATGATCCGCCAGGAGCTACAAGCGCTGGCCGACCCCACGCATGCCCCGCCCGTGGCGGCGGCAGCGTGA
- a CDS encoding IS481 family transposase produces the protein MPWKESSLMSCRMEFVQLALQPGSNVRELCRRFDISAKTAYKWLGRYERNGQAGLQDLSRRPGNSPGRTCEQIEAQVIDLHKRYPYWGPRKLRALLGPTTAPAPSTISAILRRHGYRVQGEDSNVGLANQRFEHEAPNLLWQMDFKGHFALTDARQGRCHPLTLLDDHSRYALCIQACGDERSKTVQQHLKAVFRRYGLPERITADNGPSWASVRGLGLTGLEVWLMRLGVRISHSRPRHPQTQGKLERLHRTLKRELIQARGFSSLLDCQQAMDQWREQYNHVRPHQALGQMPPLSRYRPSPRRYPASLPPIEYEPGDRVLKVRTKGQIIVNGRVVFVGEGMAGLPVAVRPSSQDGVLDVVFLYKIVQQIDLRARQ, from the coding sequence ATGCCGTGGAAGGAGTCAAGCCTTATGTCCTGCCGAATGGAGTTCGTTCAGCTTGCCCTGCAACCGGGCAGCAATGTGCGGGAGCTTTGCCGGCGTTTCGATATCAGCGCCAAGACCGCCTACAAGTGGTTGGGCCGCTACGAGCGGAACGGCCAGGCTGGGTTGCAAGATCTGTCTCGCAGGCCTGGCAATAGTCCTGGGCGCACGTGTGAGCAAATCGAAGCGCAGGTGATCGACCTGCACAAGCGTTACCCGTACTGGGGGCCTCGCAAGTTGCGGGCGCTGCTTGGGCCGACTACGGCGCCCGCGCCCAGTACCATCTCGGCAATTTTGCGACGACATGGCTATCGGGTCCAAGGCGAGGACTCGAACGTCGGGCTGGCGAACCAGCGCTTTGAGCATGAAGCGCCAAACCTGTTGTGGCAGATGGACTTCAAGGGGCACTTTGCCCTGACCGACGCGCGTCAGGGACGGTGCCATCCGCTGACGCTATTGGACGATCACTCACGCTACGCCCTGTGCATCCAGGCTTGTGGCGATGAGCGCAGCAAAACCGTGCAGCAGCACCTGAAGGCCGTATTTCGCCGTTACGGATTGCCCGAACGGATCACCGCGGATAACGGCCCATCCTGGGCATCGGTGCGCGGCCTGGGGCTGACAGGCCTGGAGGTTTGGCTCATGCGGCTGGGTGTGCGTATCAGCCACAGTCGTCCTCGCCACCCGCAAACCCAGGGCAAGCTAGAACGCCTGCATCGAACGCTCAAGCGCGAGTTGATCCAGGCCCGGGGGTTTAGCAGTCTGCTGGACTGCCAGCAAGCCATGGATCAGTGGCGTGAACAGTACAACCACGTCCGGCCCCACCAGGCGTTGGGGCAGATGCCGCCCCTGTCGAGATATAGACCTAGCCCTCGTCGCTATCCTGCCTCGTTGCCTCCGATCGAATACGAGCCGGGCGATCGAGTGCTCAAGGTCAGGACCAAGGGGCAGATCATTGTGAACGGACGCGTCGTCTTCGTCGGAGAGGGAATGGCGGGTCTGCCGGTCGCGGTCAGACCCTCCTCGCAAGACGGCGTGCTCGATGTCGTCTTCCTGTACAAAATTGTCCAACAGATCGACCTCAGAGCACGCCAATAG
- the pssA gene encoding CDP-diacylglycerol--serine O-phosphatidyltransferase: MPNFSMRDSENRHRSIYLLPNAFTTAALFAGFYAVVQAMNDRFEVAAIAIFVAMVLDGMDGRVARLTNTQSAFGEQYDSLSDMTSFGVAPALVMYEWILNDLGRWGWLAAFVYVAGAALRLARFNTNIAVVDKRYFQGLPSPAAAALVAGFVWLAVDNKLPIHDSLMAWVAFTLTMYAGITMVSNAPFFSGKSFALGRSVPFWGILLVVAVFVFVSSDPPVVLFGLFVLYGLSGWVMWGWRWNKARRLTQERRSHSS, translated from the coding sequence ATGCCCAATTTTTCCATGCGCGATTCCGAGAACCGCCACCGAAGTATCTACTTGCTGCCCAACGCATTCACCACCGCTGCGCTGTTTGCGGGGTTCTATGCCGTGGTGCAGGCAATGAATGATCGCTTCGAAGTTGCCGCCATCGCCATTTTCGTGGCCATGGTGCTGGATGGCATGGATGGCCGGGTGGCTCGCCTGACCAACACGCAGTCGGCATTCGGTGAACAATATGACTCCTTGTCTGACATGACGTCCTTCGGCGTGGCGCCCGCGCTGGTCATGTACGAATGGATCTTGAATGATTTGGGCCGCTGGGGTTGGCTGGCCGCCTTTGTCTATGTGGCAGGCGCCGCGCTGCGCCTGGCGCGCTTCAATACCAATATCGCCGTCGTCGACAAACGTTATTTCCAAGGCTTGCCCAGCCCGGCCGCTGCCGCGCTGGTGGCGGGTTTTGTATGGCTGGCGGTGGACAACAAGCTGCCCATTCACGACAGCCTGATGGCCTGGGTGGCGTTCACGCTGACCATGTACGCGGGCATCACCATGGTGTCCAACGCCCCGTTCTTCAGCGGCAAGAGCTTTGCGCTGGGTCGCAGCGTGCCGTTCTGGGGCATCTTGCTGGTGGTGGCGGTATTCGTGTTCGTCTCCAGCGACCCCCCGGTTGTGCTGTTCGGCCTGTTCGTGCTGTATGGCTTGTCGGGTTGGGTCATGTGGGGCTGGCGCTGGAACAAGGCGCGCCGCCTGACGCAAGAGCGCCGCAGCCATTCGTCCTGA
- the ilvN gene encoding acetolactate synthase small subunit codes for MKHVISVLLENEPGALSRVVGLFSARGYNIETLTVAPTEDATLSRMTIVTTGSDDVIEQITKHLNRLVDVVKVVDLTEGAHIERELMLVKVRAVGKEREEMKRMADIFRGRIIDVTDKSYTIELTGVQEKVQAFLEALDRSAILETVRTGVSGIGRGERILKI; via the coding sequence ATGAAGCACGTGATTTCCGTCCTCCTCGAAAACGAACCCGGCGCGCTGTCGCGCGTGGTGGGGCTGTTTTCCGCGCGGGGCTACAACATTGAAACCCTGACCGTGGCGCCCACCGAGGACGCCACGCTGTCGCGCATGACCATCGTGACCACCGGTTCCGATGACGTGATCGAACAGATCACCAAGCACCTGAACCGCCTGGTGGATGTCGTTAAAGTGGTGGACCTGACCGAAGGCGCCCACATCGAGCGCGAGCTGATGCTCGTGAAGGTGCGCGCCGTGGGCAAGGAACGCGAAGAGATGAAGCGCATGGCGGATATTTTCCGCGGCCGCATCATCGACGTGACCGACAAGTCCTACACCATCGAATTGACCGGGGTGCAGGAAAAAGTACAGGCCTTCCTGGAGGCCCTGGACCGCAGTGCCATCCTTGAAACCGTACGCACCGGCGTGTCCGGCATCGGACGCGGTGAACGGATTTTGAAGATTTGA
- the rpsO gene encoding 30S ribosomal protein S15 produces MSVADIKKSDIVAQFQRAQGDTGSPEVQVALLTARINELTGHFKEHMKDHHSRRGLLRMVSRRRKLLDYLKGRNPDSYRALIEKLGLRK; encoded by the coding sequence ATGTCTGTAGCTGACATCAAGAAATCCGATATCGTTGCGCAATTCCAACGCGCTCAAGGCGATACCGGCTCCCCCGAAGTTCAGGTGGCTCTGCTCACCGCCCGTATCAACGAACTGACTGGTCACTTCAAAGAACACATGAAGGACCATCACTCGCGCCGCGGTCTGCTGCGTATGGTCAGCCGTCGCCGCAAGCTGCTCGACTATCTCAAGGGCCGCAATCCCGATTCGTACCGCGCTCTGATCGAAAAACTCGGTCTGCGCAAGTGA
- the pnp gene encoding polyribonucleotide nucleotidyltransferase, with protein MFNKVTKSFQYGQHTVVLETGEIARQASGAVVVSIEDTVVLATVVASKKAKPGQTFFPLTVDYIEKTYAAGRIPGGFFKREGKPSEKETLTSRLIDRPLRPLFPEDFYNEVQVVIHTLSVNPEIDPDIAAMIGASAALAISGIPFNGPIGAARVGYIDGQYALNPTASQLKSSKLDLVVAGTENAVLMVESEAQQLSEEIMLGGVVYGHEQMQAVINAIHELVKDAGKPDWDWQAPAKDEALIAAVTAAAQEGLNAAYQIREKQARTAKLREVSADVSAKLAAAAAEKGESAPDAVTVDNIMFSLESAIVRGQILNGEPRIDGRDTRTVRPISVRLGVLPRAHGSALFTRGETQALVVATLGTKQDEQIIDALMGEYRDRFMMHYNMPPFATGETGRIGVPKRREIGHGRLAKRSLIPLLPAPEDFQYTIRIVSEITESNGSSSMASVCGGSLAMMDAGVPVKDHVAGVAMGLILDGGKFAVLTDILGDEDHLGDMDFKVAGTENGVTALQMDIKIQGITKEIMQVALAQAREGRLHILTKMKEALDGSRGELSAFAPRMLTIKINPEKIRDVIGKGGATIRALTEETGTQIDISDDGTIVIASVDEVQAKEAQRRIVELTADVEVGQIYEGSVLRLLDFGAIVQVLPGRDGLLHISEIANYRIANINDVLKVGQQVRVKVIEADDKGRLRLSIKAIGGIEAQQPAAAPEAAPQSEPQAE; from the coding sequence ATGTTCAACAAAGTGACAAAATCGTTCCAGTACGGCCAGCACACGGTCGTCCTGGAAACTGGCGAGATCGCTCGCCAGGCCTCCGGCGCCGTTGTGGTGTCGATCGAGGACACCGTTGTCCTGGCCACCGTTGTGGCTTCCAAGAAGGCCAAGCCGGGTCAAACGTTTTTCCCGCTGACCGTCGACTACATCGAGAAGACCTACGCTGCCGGCCGTATTCCGGGTGGGTTCTTCAAGCGTGAAGGCAAGCCCTCCGAAAAGGAAACGCTGACCTCGCGCCTGATCGATCGTCCGCTGCGTCCGCTGTTCCCCGAAGACTTCTACAACGAAGTCCAAGTGGTCATCCACACGCTGTCGGTCAATCCCGAGATTGATCCCGACATCGCCGCCATGATCGGCGCATCGGCTGCGCTGGCCATCTCCGGCATCCCGTTCAACGGCCCGATCGGCGCCGCGCGCGTTGGCTACATCGATGGCCAATACGCCCTGAACCCGACCGCATCGCAACTGAAGTCGTCCAAGCTGGACCTGGTGGTTGCCGGTACGGAAAACGCCGTGCTGATGGTGGAATCGGAAGCTCAACAGCTGTCCGAAGAAATCATGCTGGGCGGCGTGGTCTACGGCCACGAGCAAATGCAGGCTGTCATCAACGCCATTCACGAACTGGTGAAGGACGCTGGCAAGCCCGATTGGGACTGGCAAGCGCCGGCCAAGGACGAAGCCCTGATCGCCGCCGTGACCGCGGCTGCCCAGGAAGGCCTGAACGCCGCCTACCAGATCCGCGAAAAGCAAGCCCGCACCGCCAAGCTGCGTGAAGTGTCGGCTGACGTGTCGGCCAAGCTGGCTGCCGCCGCTGCCGAAAAGGGCGAGTCCGCCCCTGACGCCGTGACCGTCGACAACATCATGTTCTCGCTGGAATCGGCCATCGTTCGCGGTCAGATCCTGAACGGTGAACCGCGTATCGACGGTCGCGACACTCGCACCGTGCGCCCCATCAGCGTGCGTCTGGGCGTGCTGCCCCGCGCACACGGCAGCGCGCTGTTCACCCGTGGTGAAACGCAAGCGCTGGTCGTGGCCACGCTGGGCACCAAGCAAGACGAGCAGATCATCGACGCGCTCATGGGTGAATACCGCGACCGCTTCATGATGCACTACAACATGCCTCCGTTCGCCACCGGCGAAACGGGCCGCATCGGTGTGCCCAAGCGCCGCGAAATCGGCCACGGCCGTCTGGCCAAGCGTTCGCTGATCCCGCTGCTGCCGGCGCCGGAAGACTTCCAATACACGATCCGCATCGTGTCGGAAATCACCGAGTCCAACGGCTCGTCGTCGATGGCTTCGGTCTGCGGCGGCTCGCTGGCCATGATGGACGCCGGCGTGCCGGTCAAGGATCACGTGGCCGGTGTGGCCATGGGCCTGATCCTGGACGGCGGCAAGTTCGCCGTGCTGACCGACATTCTGGGTGACGAAGATCACCTGGGCGACATGGACTTCAAGGTTGCGGGCACCGAAAACGGCGTCACCGCACTGCAGATGGACATCAAGATCCAGGGCATCACCAAGGAAATCATGCAAGTGGCGCTGGCGCAAGCCCGCGAAGGCCGCCTGCACATCCTGACCAAGATGAAGGAAGCGCTGGACGGTTCGCGTGGCGAGCTCTCGGCTTTCGCCCCGCGCATGCTGACCATCAAGATCAACCCCGAGAAGATCCGCGACGTGATCGGCAAGGGCGGCGCCACCATCCGCGCGCTGACCGAAGAAACCGGCACGCAGATCGACATCTCCGACGACGGCACGATCGTGATCGCCAGCGTCGACGAAGTGCAGGCCAAAGAAGCCCAGCGCCGCATCGTCGAACTGACCGCCGACGTCGAAGTGGGCCAGATCTACGAAGGCTCGGTCCTGCGTCTGCTGGACTTCGGCGCCATCGTGCAAGTGCTGCCGGGCCGCGACGGTCTGCTGCACATCTCGGAAATCGCCAATTACCGCATCGCGAACATCAATGATGTGCTGAAGGTCGGCCAGCAAGTCCGCGTCAAGGTCATCGAGGCCGACGACAAGGGCCGCCTGCGCCTGTCCATCAAGGCAATCGGCGGTATCGAAGCGCAGCAACCCGCTGCCGCTCCGGAAGCTGCCCCCCAATCGGAACCGCAAGCTGAATAA
- the yaaA gene encoding peroxide stress protein YaaA, with protein sequence MLFLLSPAKKLDYDSPLHIETHTQPLFVDQAAGLIKVLKTKSAEDIAELMSLSPALSELNAQRYAHWKRSLTQANSRQAVLAFNGDVYEGLDASSLSAKQLDWAQEHVAILSGLYGVLRPLDLMQPYRLEMGTRLETSKGKNLYEYWGSTIADYLNERQAGKKAPVIVNLASEEYFKSVDLKTLKARVVQCVFQDWKNGAWKIISFHAKRARGLMARYAIQHKVAKPEGLQGFDLEGYAYDASVSTEDKLVFRRKVG encoded by the coding sequence ATGTTGTTTTTGCTTTCCCCCGCCAAGAAGCTGGACTACGACTCGCCCCTGCATATCGAGACGCACACCCAGCCGCTGTTCGTGGATCAGGCCGCCGGCCTGATCAAGGTGCTGAAGACCAAGTCGGCGGAAGACATCGCTGAATTGATGAGCCTGAGCCCGGCGCTGTCCGAGCTGAATGCGCAGCGTTACGCGCATTGGAAGCGCAGCCTCACCCAAGCGAATTCACGTCAGGCCGTGTTGGCGTTCAACGGCGATGTGTACGAAGGGCTGGATGCGTCCAGCCTGTCGGCCAAGCAACTGGATTGGGCGCAAGAGCACGTGGCCATCCTCAGTGGCTTGTACGGCGTGCTGCGCCCGTTGGACCTGATGCAGCCGTATCGCCTGGAAATGGGTACGCGTCTGGAGACGTCCAAAGGCAAGAACCTGTATGAGTATTGGGGTTCGACGATTGCCGATTATCTGAATGAGCGTCAGGCGGGCAAGAAGGCGCCGGTGATCGTCAATCTGGCGTCCGAGGAATACTTCAAGTCGGTCGACTTGAAAACGCTGAAGGCGCGCGTGGTGCAATGCGTGTTCCAGGACTGGAAGAACGGCGCCTGGAAAATCATCAGCTTCCACGCCAAGCGCGCGCGCGGGCTGATGGCGCGCTACGCCATCCAGCATAAGGTTGCCAAGCCGGAAGGCTTGCAAGGCTTTGATCTGGAAGGCTACGCCTATGACGCATCGGTTTCAACGGAAGACAAGCTGGTGTTTCGGCGTAAGGTGGGGTGA
- a CDS encoding acetolactate synthase 3 catalytic subunit: MEMNGADIVVRCLADEGVEHVFGYPGGAVLYIYDAIFKQDKFQHILVRHEQAAVHAADAYSRSSQKVGVCLVTSGPGVTNAVTGIATAYMDSIPMVIISGQVPTAAIGEDAFQECDTVGITRPCVKHNFLVRDVKDLAETMRRAFYIARTGRPGPVLVDIPKDITVAQCKYTPPKGEISMRSYAPVNKGHQGQIKKAVQMLLTAERPMIYTGGGVILSNAAPELNKLVSQLGAPCTSTLMGLGGYPASSGQFVGMPGMHGTYEANMAMQHCDVLLAIGARFDDRVIGNPKHFAQNARKIIHIDIDPSSISKRVRVDVPIVGNVKDVLADLSAQYEVAAAEHKPASITKWWEQVETWRGKECLKFANSDEVIKPQYVVEKLWEVTGGDAFVTSDVGQHQMWAAQYYKFDKPRRWINSGGLGTMGVGLPYAMGVQMANPGHDVAVITGEASIQMNIQELSTCHQYRLTPKIVCLNNRFLGMVRQWQQIDYGSRYSESYMDSLPDFVKVAEAYGHVGLRIERPADVEPALREAFGKHKERLVFLDFITDRTENVWPMVKAGRGLTEMLLGSEDL; the protein is encoded by the coding sequence ATGGAAATGAATGGCGCCGATATCGTCGTGCGCTGCCTGGCCGATGAGGGCGTGGAACACGTTTTCGGCTACCCCGGCGGCGCAGTGCTTTACATCTACGACGCGATCTTCAAGCAAGACAAATTTCAGCATATCCTGGTTCGTCACGAGCAAGCCGCCGTGCACGCCGCCGATGCCTATTCGCGCTCGTCGCAAAAGGTTGGCGTCTGCCTCGTGACCAGCGGCCCGGGCGTGACCAATGCCGTCACCGGCATCGCCACCGCCTATATGGATTCCATCCCCATGGTCATCATCAGCGGGCAAGTGCCCACTGCGGCCATCGGCGAAGATGCGTTCCAGGAATGCGACACCGTCGGCATCACGCGCCCCTGCGTCAAGCACAACTTCCTGGTGCGTGACGTCAAGGACCTGGCCGAAACCATGCGCCGCGCGTTCTACATCGCGCGCACGGGCCGTCCCGGCCCGGTGCTGGTGGATATCCCCAAGGACATCACCGTCGCGCAGTGCAAGTACACGCCGCCCAAGGGCGAGATCTCGATGCGTTCCTACGCGCCCGTCAACAAGGGCCACCAGGGGCAAATCAAAAAAGCCGTGCAGATGCTGCTGACCGCCGAACGGCCCATGATCTACACGGGCGGCGGCGTCATCCTGTCGAACGCCGCGCCCGAGTTGAACAAGCTGGTGTCGCAACTGGGCGCGCCGTGCACCAGCACCCTGATGGGTCTGGGCGGCTACCCGGCCAGCAGCGGCCAGTTCGTGGGCATGCCCGGCATGCACGGCACCTACGAAGCCAATATGGCGATGCAGCATTGCGACGTGCTGCTGGCCATTGGCGCGCGTTTCGATGACCGCGTGATCGGCAACCCCAAGCACTTCGCGCAGAACGCCCGCAAGATCATCCATATCGATATTGATCCGTCGTCGATCTCCAAGCGCGTGCGCGTGGACGTCCCGATCGTGGGTAACGTCAAGGATGTGCTGGCTGACCTGTCCGCCCAATACGAAGTGGCGGCCGCCGAGCACAAGCCCGCGTCCATCACCAAGTGGTGGGAGCAGGTCGAGACCTGGCGCGGCAAGGAATGCCTGAAGTTCGCCAACTCGGACGAAGTCATCAAGCCGCAATACGTGGTGGAAAAGCTCTGGGAAGTGACGGGTGGCGACGCCTTCGTCACGTCCGACGTGGGCCAGCACCAGATGTGGGCGGCCCAGTACTACAAGTTCGACAAGCCGCGCCGCTGGATCAACTCCGGCGGCCTGGGCACCATGGGTGTGGGGCTGCCGTACGCAATGGGCGTGCAGATGGCCAACCCTGGGCACGACGTCGCCGTCATCACCGGCGAAGCGTCAATCCAGATGAACATCCAGGAACTGTCGACCTGCCACCAATACCGCCTGACGCCCAAGATCGTCTGCCTGAACAACCGTTTTCTGGGCATGGTCCGGCAATGGCAGCAGATCGATTACGGCTCGCGCTATTCCGAGTCCTACATGGATTCGCTGCCCGACTTCGTCAAGGTGGCCGAGGCCTATGGCCACGTGGGTCTGCGTATCGAGCGTCCGGCGGATGTCGAACCCGCGCTGCGCGAAGCCTTTGGCAAGCACAAGGAACGCCTGGTTTTCCTGGACTTCATCACCGACCGCACCGAAAACGTGTGGCCGATGGTCAAGGCCGGCCGTGGGCTGACCGAAATGCTGCTTGGCTCTGAAGACCTGTAA